DNA from Leptospira harrisiae:
ATCGGAACCAATGACTTGAAGAATTCCTCCAGTTCGATTTTTCTCTTTTTCTAAAAACTTTTCCAACGAAACAACGGATTCTAAAAATACCAACTTGGTATAAAAGATACTACCAAGACTTGCTCTGATGACTTTGGGATCATATACATCAATCGAGTGTCCTAAAACAAAAACAACATCCACAGAGAATGCATCGGCAGAGCGAAGGATTGATCCAAAATTTCCCAAGTCACTTGGCCGATCAAATAGAAGATAAAAAGGATGATTGACCACGGTTAAGTTTTGGAGATTAGTGCTACGAATTTTGGCTGTGACAATGAGCTCTGATGGATTTTCTTTTTCAGAAAGTTCTGAATAAAGATCGGCTGTGACCGCAAATTGTTTCGCCTTCGGGTAATTTTCTAAAACAGAATCTGCCCACTGGGACAATTTCACTCCTTCCCTAAATAGAATTCGAGTGATTTCCCAATGAGCACCAATTAGTTGTTTGATGCACTCGGTTCCCTCAACAAAAACTTCTTTCTCTTGGCTCCTTTTGGAACGATTGGTCCTAAGAGCCAAAAGAATTTGAAATTCTGCATTCCTAACAGAAATTTTGAGAGGCCTACCATTTTGCATAAAACCTAAATGGTTACGGCAAGCCTTGTTCCTTGGTCAATCGCACGTTTGGCGTCAAGCTCCGATGCTAAATCGGCTCCACCAATCAAGTGAACAGAAATCTTTGCATTTTGTAAAGGTTCAAGTAAAGAACGATTGGAATCCTGTCCCGCACAAACAACAACAGTATCACAAGGAATCTTTTTTGTTTCCCCTTTTACCTCGATGACAACTCCATCGGGTTCAATAGATTTATAAGTTACCCCAGAAATTTGTGTTACCTTTCTATCTTCTAAAGATGTTTTATGAATCCAACCAGTAGTTTTACCAAGTGTGGCTCCAAATTTGCTATTGGAACGTTTTAACATCGTAACTTCTCGACCAGAATGAGGTGTGTCTTTTGTGCTCAAACCACCATCCTTTGTGATGTTTTGATTGATTCCCCATTCTTTTAGATAGTTTTCCCGAGAAAATTCATGCCCTGCATCAGTTAACATCAAACTTACATCAAATCCAATTCCACCTGCCCCCATGACAACAGCACGTTTTCCAACAGGTTTTCCCTTAAGAACCACATCCACATAACTAAGAACATTTGGTCCATGAATGCCTGGAATTTCCGGTATTCTTGGAGTGACTCCAGTTGCAAGCACAACTTCATCAAACCCTTGTTTAATGAGATCATCAGCAGAAACAAATGTATTTAACTTTAAATTAACACCATGTTTTTTCACCATTTCACCAAAATAACGAATGGTTTCTTTAAACTCTTCTTTTCCAGGGATCCGACGAGCAATGTTTAATTGTCCACCTAGTTCTCCGTGAGCATCAAACAAAGTAACAGAATGTCCTCTTTCGGCAAGCGCTGTTGAACAAGCCATCCCACCGGGACCTGCTCCCACCACTGCTACCTTTTTTGGTTTGGATGTTTTTTCAATGATTAGTTCTGTTTCATGGCAAGCTCTTGGGTTCACCAAACAACTGCATATTTTTCCCTGAAAGATATGATCAAGACATGCCTGGTTACAAGCAATACAAGTATTGATTTCCGCAGCTTTTCCCGCAGCTGCTTTGTTTACAAAAAAAGAATCCGCAAGGAAAGGCCGCGCCATAGAAACCAAATCAGCATCTCCAGCTGCAAGAACAGACTCAGCAATGTCAGGAGTATTAATTCGGTTCGATGTCACAAGAGGAATGTTTACATGCCCTTTGACCTTTGCTGTGACCCAAGTGAATGCTGCTCTTGGAACCATCATAGCAATCGTTGGAATTCTTGCTTC
Protein-coding regions in this window:
- a CDS encoding TrmH family RNA methyltransferase, with the translated sequence MQNGRPLKISVRNAEFQILLALRTNRSKRSQEKEVFVEGTECIKQLIGAHWEITRILFREGVKLSQWADSVLENYPKAKQFAVTADLYSELSEKENPSELIVTAKIRSTNLQNLTVVNHPFYLLFDRPSDLGNFGSILRSADAFSVDVVFVLGHSIDVYDPKVIRASLGSIFYTKLVFLESVVSLEKFLEKEKNRTGGILQVIGSDSLGTEPLEKANLNSPVFLILGNEAKGMSVHLQSLCDLIVSIPMSGVVNSLNVACAGSILLWEVTKNRTKHKT
- a CDS encoding NADPH-dependent 2,4-dienoyl-CoA reductase; translated protein: MTSYPNLLSPLSLGFTTLRNRTIMGSMHTGLEEAPNGYERMAAFYGERAKGGVALIVTGGIAPNEAGRVSRGGGVMDTEEEAKHHRVVTEAVHKEGGKIAMQILHTGRYGYHDKIVGASNLRAPINMFKPHPLTEEEIYQTIEDFARCSELAKLAGYDGVEIMGSEGYLINQFIAKRTNNRTDAWGGSFENRIKFPIEIIKAVRKRVGADFIIIYRLSMLDLVEDGGNIDEVLILAKEIEKAGATIINTGIGWHEARIPTIAMMVPRAAFTWVTAKVKGHVNIPLVTSNRINTPDIAESVLAAGDADLVSMARPFLADSFFVNKAAAGKAAEINTCIACNQACLDHIFQGKICSCLVNPRACHETELIIEKTSKPKKVAVVGAGPGGMACSTALAERGHSVTLFDAHGELGGQLNIARRIPGKEEFKETIRYFGEMVKKHGVNLKLNTFVSADDLIKQGFDEVVLATGVTPRIPEIPGIHGPNVLSYVDVVLKGKPVGKRAVVMGAGGIGFDVSLMLTDAGHEFSRENYLKEWGINQNITKDGGLSTKDTPHSGREVTMLKRSNSKFGATLGKTTGWIHKTSLEDRKVTQISGVTYKSIEPDGVVIEVKGETKKIPCDTVVVCAGQDSNRSLLEPLQNAKISVHLIGGADLASELDAKRAIDQGTRLAVTI